The nucleotide sequence CCCCTACAACCCAAAGTGCACCGGCGAACTCATCGACAAACAATGATTACAAGCCTTCAACTCCGGCTAAAAATTTAAACGAAAAAGCGCCTGACGCCAAACAATCTGCCGCACCGGCAGTAACTCAACAATCCAATACCGGCGGATTCTTGCGCAATATGGGCATGTTCGGCAGCGGTATGCTGCTGGGTGGCATGCTGGGCAGCATGTTCGGCTTTGGTCCAACAGGCATGTTTGCCCAACTAGTCGACATGATGATCACCATGCTGGTGTTTGCCGGTGTTCTTTTAATCGGTCGTACACTATGGAACAAGCTAAAGAGCAAGCGAAACATGTAATTAGAACTAAAGTCTCAAACAAATACCAGGGAAGCTGCGAATATATTTCGCCTATTCCCTGGTATTTATCATTTTCTCCGGCTAATGCACAAATTTTCGCAGCAACTCATGACATAACGGGATAAATCCCGGAGCAATGAAGGCTGTAATAATCCCCATAAAAATCATGGCCAGACTGGAAATAGCTCCTTCCAGATGCCCTGCCTCATGAGCTTTTGAAGTTCCTATGCCATGCGCGGATATACCAAACATCATTCCAGTCGCGATGGAGTTTTTCCGGTTTAGGCATTTTTGAATAACCGAAGTCATAATCGTTCCTAAAAGGCCTGTTATAACTACAAATACGGCTGTCATTGCCGGATTTCCGCCTAGAATTTGAGAAACGCTAATTGCCAAGGGTGTAGTGATCGCCCGTAGAGCCAAGCTATCCACCATCGCTTCAGGCAAACCAACTGCTTCGGCAATCCCCATGGAGGTAACGATAGCCATAAGAGCACCGCCAACTACACACAGCAATATTTCCGGTAAATAT is from Propionispora vibrioides and encodes:
- a CDS encoding LrgB family protein; this encodes MVLMWLGITLFVYVLAKKLYRQVPNILLSPVLICPIILIVILQIFGASYESYDSGGHFLSAMLQPATVALAVPMYKHRKMIIKYLPEILLCVVGGALMAIVTSMGIAEAVGLPEAMVDSLALRAITTPLAISVSQILGGNPAMTAVFVVITGLLGTIMTSVIQKCLNRKNSIATGMMFGISAHGIGTSKAHEAGHLEGAISSLAMIFMGIITAFIAPGFIPLCHELLRKFVH